The Streptomyces spororaveus genome includes a region encoding these proteins:
- a CDS encoding MFS transporter produces MASTTMPTAEKPARGGSPSHWLLLFVLLGANFMDLLDGSVINVAMPAIRADLGGSYTALQWMAAGYALAFAVLLVTGGRLGDVFGRRRTFLAGLAAFTAMSALCAAAQNSTELIAARVLQGASAAVMVPQVLAVIKNVFPPGRRAAAFGASGPFMGLAAVGGPVLGGALVDWDLFGTGWRSVFLLNVPVGIAAFAIALRILPESRSPRRPDLDTVGMLLATTGLFLLVYPLVQGREQGWPGWILAMLVGSVPVLALFAWYEVRLQRSERTPLVEMSLLRNRTLVVGLFITLAFFCAMAGYLMVLALHVQIGLGFSALKAGLTEMPWAVGVAFGSAWSGMALVPRHGGRVLTWGLFALLIGTAGTWLTLQLAGNGLNPWELIPSGLLCGTGMGFVLTPLTSQILGGVSDREAGSASGLLNAFDQLGGTLGVAVLGTVFVALLGIRADHAADDSVPRVRAVATASGQDVDPLLTDFRACVRERVATDEGPSAAGDCARLAGRGGESAAVAGREVEKAARTAFTDSTKTITWFSGGLVLLALLSAGLLPTAVRDEDWRTEEEILAEYAVGRAKDAEEPDIAEASP; encoded by the coding sequence ATGGCCTCGACCACGATGCCCACCGCAGAAAAGCCCGCACGGGGTGGTTCACCGAGCCACTGGCTGCTCCTGTTCGTCCTGCTCGGCGCCAACTTCATGGACCTGCTGGACGGCTCCGTGATCAATGTGGCCATGCCGGCCATCCGCGCCGACCTCGGCGGCAGCTACACCGCCCTGCAGTGGATGGCCGCCGGCTACGCGCTGGCCTTCGCCGTCCTGCTGGTCACCGGCGGCCGGCTCGGCGACGTCTTCGGCCGCCGTCGCACCTTCCTCGCCGGTCTCGCCGCGTTCACCGCCATGTCCGCCCTGTGCGCGGCCGCGCAGAACTCCACCGAACTGATCGCGGCCCGCGTCCTGCAGGGCGCCTCGGCGGCGGTGATGGTGCCCCAGGTCCTCGCCGTCATCAAGAACGTCTTCCCGCCCGGGCGGCGGGCGGCGGCCTTCGGCGCCTCCGGCCCGTTCATGGGACTCGCCGCCGTGGGCGGCCCCGTGCTCGGCGGCGCGCTCGTGGACTGGGACCTCTTCGGCACGGGCTGGCGCTCCGTCTTCCTGCTGAACGTCCCCGTCGGCATCGCGGCTTTCGCCATCGCCCTGCGCATCCTCCCTGAGTCCCGCTCCCCGCGTCGCCCGGACCTCGACACCGTCGGCATGCTGCTCGCCACGACCGGCCTGTTCCTCCTCGTCTACCCGCTGGTCCAGGGGCGCGAGCAGGGCTGGCCCGGCTGGATCCTGGCCATGCTCGTCGGCTCGGTACCGGTCCTCGCCCTGTTCGCCTGGTACGAGGTCCGGCTGCAGCGCTCCGAGCGCACCCCGCTCGTCGAGATGAGCCTGCTGCGCAACCGCACCTTAGTCGTCGGCCTGTTCATCACCCTGGCCTTCTTCTGCGCCATGGCCGGCTACCTCATGGTCCTCGCGCTCCACGTGCAGATCGGCCTCGGATTCTCCGCCCTCAAGGCCGGCCTGACCGAGATGCCCTGGGCCGTCGGCGTCGCCTTCGGATCCGCCTGGTCCGGCATGGCCCTTGTGCCGCGCCACGGCGGCCGCGTCCTCACGTGGGGGCTGTTCGCCCTGCTGATCGGCACCGCGGGCACCTGGCTGACGCTCCAGCTCGCCGGAAACGGCCTGAACCCCTGGGAACTGATCCCCTCCGGCCTCCTCTGCGGTACCGGCATGGGCTTCGTCCTCACCCCGCTCACGAGCCAGATCCTCGGCGGCGTCTCCGACCGTGAAGCCGGCTCCGCCTCCGGCCTTCTGAACGCCTTCGACCAGCTCGGCGGCACCCTCGGAGTGGCGGTCCTCGGTACCGTGTTCGTCGCACTGCTGGGGATCCGGGCGGACCACGCGGCGGACGACTCCGTGCCCCGCGTGCGAGCCGTCGCCACGGCCTCCGGTCAGGACGTCGACCCCTTGCTCACCGACTTCCGGGCCTGTGTCCGCGAGCGGGTCGCCACGGACGAGGGGCCGTCGGCGGCCGGGGACTGCGCCCGCCTGGCAGGGCGTGGCGGGGAGAGCGCCGCCGTGGCCGGGCGCGAGGTGGAGAAGGCGGCGCGGACGGCGTTCACCGACTCCACCAAGACGATCACCTGGTTCTCCGGAGGCCTGGTCCTCCTCGCCCTCCTGTCGGCCGGCCTGCTGCCGACGGCGGTCCGGGACGAGGACTGGCGCACGGAGGAGGAGATCCTCGCCGAGTATGCCGTCGGGCGGGCGAAGGACGCCGAGGAGCCGGACATCGCCGAGGCGAGCCCCTGA
- a CDS encoding GNAT family N-acetyltransferase, whose translation MTGFEIGGASAADMKLIRDWADEEGWNPGDSDRFAFAVADPEGFLVGRLDGEPVACISAVRYGGGFGFIGFYIARPAVRGQGYGIRLWHAGMERLDGRLVGLDGVVDQQDNYRKSGFRPAWNNFRYEGTPRGEDIAGVEIVDAGTLPFGRLAAYDRRFFPASRDAFLSAWTGLPGRTALAAVRDGRIEGLGVIRPSSAAHRIGPLYAATPAVAAALLHRLARHAPDGLVSVDAPDANPAAAALFEDLGLAPAFETARMYTGPAPDLALAELFGVTSLELG comes from the coding sequence ATGACGGGATTCGAGATCGGCGGCGCGAGCGCCGCCGACATGAAGCTGATCCGCGACTGGGCCGACGAGGAGGGCTGGAACCCGGGAGACTCGGACCGGTTCGCCTTCGCGGTCGCCGACCCGGAGGGATTCCTCGTCGGGAGGCTGGACGGCGAACCGGTGGCCTGCATCTCGGCCGTCCGGTACGGCGGAGGCTTCGGTTTCATCGGCTTCTACATCGCCCGCCCGGCCGTCCGCGGCCAGGGGTACGGCATCCGGCTGTGGCACGCCGGGATGGAACGGCTCGACGGACGGCTCGTGGGCCTGGACGGGGTCGTCGACCAGCAGGACAACTACCGCAAATCCGGGTTCCGTCCGGCCTGGAACAACTTCCGCTACGAGGGCACCCCGCGGGGGGAGGATATCGCCGGGGTCGAGATCGTGGACGCGGGCACCCTGCCCTTCGGCCGACTCGCCGCCTACGACCGGCGGTTCTTCCCCGCGTCGCGGGACGCATTCCTGTCCGCCTGGACCGGGCTTCCGGGCCGCACGGCACTGGCCGCCGTCCGGGACGGCCGGATCGAGGGCCTCGGTGTGATCCGTCCCTCCAGCGCCGCCCATCGCATCGGCCCGCTCTACGCGGCCACCCCGGCCGTGGCGGCGGCCCTGCTGCACAGGCTGGCCCGGCACGCACCCGACGGGCTGGTGTCCGTGGACGCGCCGGACGCCAACCCGGCCGCAGCCGCGCTGTTCGAGGACCTCGGCCTGGCCCCGGCCTTCGAGACCGCGCGGATGTACACCGGCCCGGCACCGGATCTCGCCCTGGCGGAGCTGTTCGGGGTGACCAGTCTCGAACTCGGCTGA
- a CDS encoding SIR2 family NAD-dependent protein deacylase — MGKPLVAVFSGAGMSTDSGIPDYRGPQGLWRREPDAEKLVTYEYYMADPEIRRRSWLMRAELGALGARPNAAHLAVAELERGGTPVRVITQNVDGLHQLAGMPDRKVFELHGSARSVVCTACHARSGMDEALARVAAGEPDPACLLCGGILKSATVMFGQRLDPEVLGQAIAVAKGCQVFIAVGSTLQVQPAASLAGMAAEAGARLIIVNAEETPYDPLADEIVREPIGTALPALLARFAAA, encoded by the coding sequence ATGGGGAAGCCACTTGTCGCAGTGTTCAGCGGGGCCGGAATGTCCACCGACTCCGGGATTCCGGACTACCGGGGGCCCCAGGGCCTGTGGCGGCGGGAGCCCGACGCCGAGAAGCTCGTGACCTACGAGTACTACATGGCCGATCCGGAGATCCGGCGCCGCTCCTGGCTGATGCGCGCCGAGCTCGGCGCGCTCGGAGCACGGCCGAACGCCGCGCACCTGGCCGTTGCGGAGCTGGAGCGCGGCGGCACCCCGGTGCGGGTGATCACCCAGAACGTGGACGGGCTGCACCAGCTCGCCGGGATGCCCGACCGCAAGGTGTTCGAGCTGCACGGCAGTGCCCGGTCGGTGGTGTGCACGGCCTGCCACGCCCGGTCGGGCATGGACGAGGCACTGGCCCGGGTGGCCGCCGGGGAGCCGGATCCCGCCTGCCTGCTGTGCGGCGGGATCCTCAAGTCGGCGACCGTGATGTTCGGCCAGCGCCTCGACCCCGAGGTGCTGGGGCAGGCGATCGCCGTGGCCAAGGGGTGCCAGGTCTTCATCGCCGTCGGGTCCACGCTGCAGGTGCAGCCCGCCGCGTCGCTCGCCGGGATGGCCGCGGAGGCCGGGGCCCGGCTGATCATCGTGAACGCGGAGGAGACCCCGTACGACCCGCTCGCCGACGAGATCGTCCGCGAACCGATCGGCACCGCCCTGCCGGCCCTGCTGGCCAGGTTCGCCGCTGCCTAA
- a CDS encoding TetR/AcrR family transcriptional regulator produces MPADTTTAPLGLRERKRLETRTAISRAAADLFLRDGFHNVSVGEVAKAADVSKVTVFNYFPTKEDLALAPLAEHTGDEVRAVRERPAGTTPLDALRDAFLRDLASYAPQAGMYEAAAPLVGMILTTPALNARLLAVEADREQALAEALTEEADDPGAVDARVFAAAALGIRRTLVTENFRRLIEGESPASLLSEARARALRAFGLLESGFGGYAIR; encoded by the coding sequence ATGCCCGCAGACACCACGACCGCGCCGCTCGGTCTGCGCGAACGCAAGCGGCTGGAGACCCGCACCGCGATCTCGCGCGCCGCCGCCGACCTCTTCCTGAGGGACGGCTTCCACAACGTCTCGGTGGGCGAGGTGGCCAAGGCGGCCGACGTCTCGAAGGTCACCGTCTTCAACTACTTCCCGACCAAGGAGGACCTGGCCCTCGCCCCGCTGGCCGAGCACACCGGCGACGAGGTCCGGGCGGTCCGTGAGCGTCCCGCCGGCACCACGCCCCTGGATGCCTTGCGCGACGCCTTCCTGCGCGACCTCGCCTCCTACGCGCCGCAGGCGGGCATGTACGAGGCCGCCGCCCCGCTGGTCGGGATGATCCTCACCACGCCCGCCCTGAACGCCCGGCTCCTGGCCGTCGAGGCCGACCGCGAGCAGGCGTTGGCGGAGGCCCTCACCGAAGAGGCCGACGACCCGGGCGCCGTGGACGCCCGGGTGTTCGCAGCCGCCGCCCTCGGCATTCGACGCACCCTGGTCACCGAGAACTTCCGGCGGCTGATCGAGGGCGAGAGCCCCGCGTCCCTCCTTTCGGAAGCCCGCGCACGGGCCCTCCGGGCCTTCGGACTGCTGGAGTCCGGCTTCGGCGGGTACGCGATCCGCTAG
- a CDS encoding VOC family protein, producing the protein MSGKGFTTCLWFDGNAEAAADHYLSVFKDGKLGRIGRYTDAGPGQAGSVMVVEFEINGQQFIGLNGGPQFPFTEAISFQIRCADEAEADYYWDALTGDGGEEGVCGWVKDKFGVSWQVIPPGAIDLIADPDPGRAARATAAMMRMKKLDVAEMRRAADAG; encoded by the coding sequence ATGAGCGGCAAGGGATTCACCACGTGTCTGTGGTTCGACGGCAACGCGGAAGCGGCAGCCGACCACTACCTGTCCGTCTTCAAGGACGGCAAGCTCGGCCGGATCGGCCGGTACACCGATGCGGGCCCCGGCCAGGCGGGCTCGGTGATGGTCGTGGAGTTCGAGATCAACGGCCAGCAGTTCATCGGCCTCAACGGCGGTCCTCAGTTCCCCTTCACCGAGGCGATCTCCTTCCAGATCCGCTGCGCCGACGAGGCGGAGGCGGACTACTACTGGGACGCGCTGACCGGTGACGGCGGCGAGGAGGGCGTCTGCGGCTGGGTCAAGGACAAGTTCGGGGTGTCCTGGCAGGTCATCCCGCCGGGCGCCATCGACCTGATCGCCGACCCGGACCCCGGGCGGGCCGCCCGGGCCACCGCCGCCATGATGCGGATGAAGAAGCTGGACGTGGCGGAGATGCGCCGGGCGGCGGACGCGGGGTAG
- a CDS encoding subtilase-type protease inhibitor, whose product MRSIAKGLGLGSAAMALTALTALAWPGTAGAAPTGTESLYAPSALVLSVTTGPDADTGRVVRAVTLVCAPTPGGTHPHPAAACAELRANGSQLDALAAPAAGAVCTREWNPMTVTAVGVWQGRRLSYTYTFANPCGLRNTSGVLFGF is encoded by the coding sequence ATGCGGTCCATCGCAAAGGGTCTCGGGCTCGGTTCCGCCGCCATGGCGCTCACCGCGCTCACCGCGCTGGCCTGGCCGGGTACGGCCGGAGCCGCACCGACCGGTACGGAGAGCCTCTACGCGCCGTCCGCGCTGGTGCTCAGCGTGACGACCGGGCCCGATGCCGACACGGGCAGGGTCGTGCGCGCGGTGACCCTCGTCTGTGCGCCGACGCCCGGAGGGACGCACCCGCACCCGGCCGCGGCGTGCGCCGAATTACGGGCGAACGGCTCGCAGCTCGACGCGCTCGCCGCGCCGGCCGCCGGCGCCGTCTGTACCAGGGAGTGGAACCCGATGACGGTGACGGCCGTCGGCGTGTGGCAGGGCCGTCGGCTCAGCTACACCTACACCTTCGCCAATCCGTGCGGCCTGCGGAACACCTCCGGCGTGCTGTTCGGCTTCTGA
- a CDS encoding Crp/Fnr family transcriptional regulator codes for MSTPSPIRIAAVLSTEHRGRLMSQAREVNFPESARIFDEGTRADSFWIVRSGTVTLEIPVAGRRPAPVESLGPGELVGWSWLFPPYVWQLSAEAMTPVRAYEFDAATVRMLMDADPTFGSAIGHWVGRVLAMRLQQTRTRLLELYAPRLTSTA; via the coding sequence GTGAGCACACCTTCCCCCATCCGGATCGCCGCCGTCCTGTCCACCGAGCACCGTGGACGGCTGATGTCCCAGGCCCGTGAGGTCAATTTCCCGGAGAGCGCGCGCATCTTCGACGAGGGCACACGGGCGGATTCCTTCTGGATCGTGCGTTCCGGCACCGTGACCCTGGAGATCCCCGTCGCGGGCCGCCGGCCCGCGCCCGTGGAGAGCCTCGGCCCCGGTGAGCTGGTGGGCTGGTCCTGGCTCTTCCCGCCGTACGTGTGGCAGCTCAGCGCGGAGGCGATGACGCCGGTACGCGCGTACGAGTTCGACGCCGCGACCGTCCGGATGCTGATGGACGCCGACCCGACCTTCGGCTCCGCGATCGGGCACTGGGTCGGGCGCGTCCTCGCGATGCGCCTCCAGCAGACGCGCACCCGCCTGCTGGAGCTGTACGCCCCCCGCCTCACCAGCACCGCCTAG
- a CDS encoding MFS transporter, producing MSPHSDSATGHGQRRTGGEDRRAAAGGHGAALPWVLAGLSLSVLLSSLGTGIAHVGLPTLARVFSASFQEVQWIVLAYLLAITTLVVGVGRLGDLVGRRRLLLAGISLFTAASGLCAVAPTLWLLVSARAAQGLGAAVMTALTMAFVGETVPKERTGSAMGLLGTMSAVGTALGPSLGGALLAGFGWRALFLVNVPLGIAAFLLAHRHLPADRQGSGADRAPFDHLGTLLLALTLAAYALAMTLGGGRFGALNTALLLAAGCGAVLFARAEAGAASPLVHRALFRDPVIGAGLASSALVSTVMMATLVVGPFYLSRSLGLDAAPVGLVLSAGPLVAAVTGVPAGRLVDRFGAQRTTLAGLLAMTAGALTLSMAPPSPGVLGYVAPLAVLTAGYAVFQTANNTAVMADAGPDRRGVVSGVLNLSRNLGLVTGASVMGAVFAHATASADVASASAGAVAAGTRFTFLVAAVLIVVALAAVAAVSLLRGRSGPAGDGTAARPGRGGWRRGW from the coding sequence ATGAGCCCACACAGTGATTCCGCGACCGGACACGGACAGCGCCGCACCGGCGGCGAAGACCGGAGGGCGGCGGCCGGCGGGCACGGGGCCGCGCTGCCCTGGGTGCTCGCCGGTCTCTCCCTCTCCGTACTGCTGTCCTCGCTCGGCACCGGCATCGCCCACGTGGGCCTGCCGACCCTGGCCCGGGTGTTCTCCGCCTCCTTCCAGGAGGTGCAGTGGATCGTCCTCGCCTACCTCCTCGCCATCACCACCCTGGTCGTGGGTGTCGGCCGCCTCGGGGACCTCGTCGGCCGCCGTCGGCTGCTCCTGGCCGGTATCTCCTTGTTCACCGCGGCCTCGGGGCTGTGCGCCGTCGCGCCCACGCTCTGGCTGCTGGTCTCCGCCCGGGCGGCCCAGGGCCTGGGAGCCGCCGTGATGACGGCCCTCACCATGGCGTTCGTCGGTGAGACGGTCCCGAAGGAGCGGACGGGCAGCGCCATGGGGCTGCTCGGCACGATGTCCGCGGTGGGCACCGCTCTCGGCCCGTCGCTGGGCGGGGCCCTGCTCGCCGGGTTCGGCTGGCGGGCGCTCTTCCTCGTCAACGTGCCGCTGGGCATCGCGGCGTTCCTGCTCGCCCACCGCCATCTGCCCGCCGACCGGCAGGGGTCCGGGGCCGACCGGGCCCCCTTCGACCACCTGGGTACCCTCCTGCTCGCGCTGACGCTCGCGGCCTACGCGCTCGCGATGACCCTCGGCGGGGGCCGGTTCGGCGCCCTCAACACGGCACTGCTGCTGGCCGCCGGCTGCGGGGCCGTCCTCTTCGCGCGCGCCGAGGCGGGGGCCGCCTCGCCCTTGGTCCACCGGGCGTTGTTCCGCGATCCGGTGATCGGCGCCGGTCTCGCTTCGAGTGCGCTCGTGTCGACGGTGATGATGGCGACGCTGGTGGTCGGGCCGTTCTACCTCTCCCGGTCGCTCGGGCTGGACGCGGCCCCGGTCGGGCTCGTCCTGTCGGCCGGTCCGCTGGTCGCCGCGGTGACCGGGGTTCCCGCCGGGCGCCTGGTGGACCGGTTCGGCGCGCAGCGCACGACCCTGGCCGGGCTGCTGGCGATGACGGCCGGTGCCCTCACCCTGTCCATGGCGCCGCCTTCGCCCGGTGTCCTCGGGTACGTCGCCCCGCTCGCGGTCCTGACCGCCGGCTACGCGGTGTTCCAGACGGCCAACAACACCGCCGTCATGGCGGATGCCGGCCCGGACCGGCGGGGCGTCGTCTCCGGCGTGCTCAACCTCTCGCGCAATCTCGGTCTGGTCACCGGCGCGTCCGTCATGGGCGCCGTGTTCGCGCACGCGACGGCGTCGGCCGACGTCGCCTCGGCGTCCGCCGGGGCCGTGGCCGCCGGGACGCGGTTCACCTTCCTGGTCGCGGCGGTCCTGATCGTCGTCGCGCTGGCCGCCGTCGCCGCCGTGAGCCTGCTCAGGGGGCGATCCGGCCCGGCAGGGGACGGCACAGCAGCGCGGCCGGGGAGGGGCGGGTGGCGGCGCGGGTGGTGA
- a CDS encoding ATP-grasp domain-containing protein: MATTTATTATVLYCRDPLHERRADAHFAAEARQLRAAGGTPLLIDHDALLAGDAERAVARVPDGTGAVWYRGWMIPAGGYAALDAALRRRGSELRVSPEAYRRAHELPGWYETFAGLTPVSGWLPAGPGAVPDPEGLSALAAGLPPGAAVVKDYVKSRKHEWHEACYVPDLADPAALHRVVARFVELQGEFLAGGVVLRAFEPFVTPEAAAAEVRVWWRDGAPRLVTAHPDSPVVEVPDPTLDPALAAVLPPVRAAVEALGCPFVTTDLALRADGVWRVVEVGDGQVSDLHREADQGAFVSLLTADQAPLRTPAASGTTPA; this comes from the coding sequence ATGGCTACGACCACCGCGACCACCGCCACCGTCCTCTACTGCCGTGACCCGTTGCACGAGCGCCGGGCCGACGCCCACTTCGCGGCGGAGGCCCGGCAGTTGCGCGCCGCCGGGGGCACGCCCCTGCTGATCGACCATGACGCGCTGCTCGCCGGGGACGCCGAGCGGGCCGTCGCACGCGTGCCCGACGGGACCGGAGCCGTCTGGTACCGGGGCTGGATGATCCCCGCGGGCGGGTACGCCGCACTGGACGCGGCCCTGCGCCGGCGCGGCAGCGAGCTCCGCGTCTCCCCGGAGGCGTACCGCCGGGCGCACGAACTCCCCGGCTGGTACGAGACCTTCGCGGGCCTGACCCCGGTCAGCGGCTGGTTGCCGGCGGGGCCGGGGGCGGTCCCGGATCCGGAGGGCCTCTCGGCCCTCGCGGCGGGCCTGCCGCCGGGAGCCGCCGTCGTCAAGGACTACGTGAAGTCCCGCAAGCACGAGTGGCACGAAGCGTGCTACGTGCCCGACCTGGCCGATCCGGCCGCTCTGCACCGCGTCGTCGCCCGTTTCGTCGAACTGCAGGGCGAGTTCCTGGCGGGCGGGGTGGTGCTGAGGGCCTTCGAGCCCTTCGTCACGCCGGAGGCGGCGGCCGCCGAGGTACGGGTGTGGTGGCGGGACGGGGCGCCCCGGCTGGTCACCGCCCACCCCGACAGCCCGGTCGTCGAAGTCCCGGATCCGACCCTCGATCCGGCTCTCGCAGCGGTACTCCCGCCGGTCCGGGCGGCCGTCGAGGCGCTGGGCTGTCCCTTCGTGACCACCGACCTCGCCCTGCGCGCCGACGGGGTCTGGCGGGTCGTCGAAGTCGGGGACGGACAGGTCAGCGACCTCCACAGGGAGGCTGATCAGGGCGCCTTCGTCAGCCTCCTGACGGCTGATCAGGCACCCCTGCGCACGCCGGCCGCATCTGGTACAACACCGGCATGA
- a CDS encoding helix-turn-helix domain-containing protein, producing the protein MDDKPSPHQAVLDEVAPRLRRLRARRGLTLAALSETTGISKSTLSRLESGQRRPSLELLLPLAAAYQVPLDDLVGAPEVGDPRVRLTPRTLPNGGTAVPLTRGPGPLQAYKMLIPDRGGEPDPRTHEGYEWLYVLEGRLRLVLAEHDLVLGPGEAAEFDTRLPHWFTSADGRPVEILSLFGRQGERMHVRAKPRA; encoded by the coding sequence ATGGACGACAAGCCATCCCCGCACCAGGCGGTCCTCGACGAGGTCGCGCCCCGGCTCAGACGGTTGCGCGCCCGGCGGGGCCTCACCCTGGCCGCGCTCTCCGAGACGACCGGCATCTCCAAGAGCACCCTGTCCCGGCTGGAGTCCGGGCAGCGCAGGCCCAGCCTGGAACTGCTGCTGCCGCTCGCGGCCGCGTACCAGGTGCCCCTGGACGACCTGGTGGGCGCCCCCGAAGTGGGGGATCCCCGGGTACGGCTGACTCCCCGCACCCTCCCGAACGGCGGCACCGCCGTACCGCTCACCCGAGGCCCGGGCCCCCTCCAGGCGTACAAGATGCTCATCCCCGACCGGGGCGGCGAGCCGGATCCGCGCACGCACGAGGGCTACGAGTGGCTGTACGTGCTGGAGGGCCGGCTGCGCCTCGTCCTCGCCGAGCACGACCTGGTCCTCGGCCCCGGCGAGGCCGCCGAGTTCGACACCCGGCTGCCCCACTGGTTCACCAGCGCGGACGGGCGTCCGGTGGAGATCCTCAGCCTCTTCGGGCGGCAGGGTGAGCGCATGCACGTCCGGGCGAAGCCGCGCGCGTGA
- a CDS encoding glycoside hydrolase family 5 protein: MKSLLRAVLCALLLAAGALSAPAAQSARAAAPPSAATGTAEAWTPPLSTRGRYIVDAQGNRFRLRSGNWDGAQGSWNGSGDRDDPATHHSGQNSHGIPVGLDRTPLPALLADFRALGLNSIRLPFSNEMLRDSTPVPDSAVAANPALRGRTPLQVYDAVVAALTDAGFAVILNNHTVTTRWCCGLDGNERWNSGRSTAQWADDWVLLARRYRDNPRVVGADLYNEVRRDVFDDPNWGLGDNHDWHAAAQEAADRILTEANPDLLIVVEGINWFGLPVDGFPHGRPTLTPVRTLSHTLVTSNKLVYSAHFYGYTGPRHSGATGMGETHDPRYQDMTAAELEQTLYDQAFFVSAETGTHFTAPVWISEFGIGADESGTAPRAWFDRLTGYLTRSDADFAYWPLVGWSTTAQGTPGGDTWALLRYDATGRRSGVLDPGDWRTARWSPLTTTPGRTGPVPATTAWYQLTTDHRDHNASLRTRATGDWDSGARKAVCPDGAALAGLAHTGGRGLCTTSGLRAPTGGHTVVRDETYVPAGGDWATGYTKLQCPGGQFLIGYSLRGERVSAALCAPARTALPGGGRTLWFDRGDNRPPGGPGGDFGYGNYKGQCLPTEYAAGIAFTTRAATRPSPAALLCRPLPGRIAP; this comes from the coding sequence ATGAAGAGCCTCTTACGCGCCGTCCTCTGCGCCCTCCTGCTGGCCGCCGGGGCTCTGTCGGCCCCGGCCGCCCAGTCCGCCCGCGCCGCCGCCCCGCCGTCCGCGGCCACGGGCACCGCCGAGGCCTGGACGCCGCCGCTGTCCACCCGCGGCCGGTACATCGTCGACGCGCAGGGCAACCGCTTCCGCCTGCGCTCAGGGAACTGGGACGGGGCCCAGGGCTCCTGGAACGGCTCGGGCGACCGCGACGACCCCGCCACGCACCACAGCGGGCAGAACTCCCACGGCATACCCGTCGGCCTGGACCGGACGCCCCTGCCCGCCCTGCTCGCCGACTTCCGGGCCCTCGGGCTCAACAGCATCCGGCTGCCCTTCTCCAACGAGATGCTGCGCGACAGCACCCCCGTGCCGGACTCCGCCGTCGCCGCCAACCCGGCCCTGCGCGGCCGCACGCCCCTCCAGGTCTACGACGCGGTGGTCGCCGCCCTCACCGACGCGGGCTTCGCCGTCATCCTCAACAACCACACCGTCACCACCCGTTGGTGCTGCGGCCTCGACGGCAACGAACGCTGGAACAGCGGCCGCTCCACGGCCCAGTGGGCCGACGACTGGGTCCTCCTCGCCCGCCGCTACCGGGACAACCCGCGCGTGGTCGGCGCCGACCTCTACAACGAGGTCCGCCGCGACGTCTTCGACGACCCCAACTGGGGCCTCGGCGACAACCACGACTGGCACGCGGCCGCCCAGGAGGCCGCCGACCGCATCCTCACCGAGGCCAATCCGGACCTGCTGATCGTGGTCGAGGGCATCAACTGGTTCGGCCTGCCCGTGGACGGCTTCCCGCACGGCCGCCCCACCCTGACCCCCGTACGCACCCTCTCCCACACCCTGGTCACCTCGAACAAGCTGGTCTACTCCGCCCACTTCTACGGCTACACCGGCCCCCGGCACAGCGGCGCCACCGGCATGGGCGAGACCCATGACCCCCGCTACCAGGACATGACCGCCGCGGAGCTCGAACAGACCCTCTACGACCAGGCCTTCTTCGTGTCCGCGGAGACCGGCACGCACTTCACCGCCCCCGTCTGGATCAGTGAGTTCGGCATCGGGGCCGACGAGAGCGGCACCGCCCCGCGGGCCTGGTTCGACCGGCTCACCGGCTATCTGACCCGCTCCGACGCCGACTTCGCGTACTGGCCCCTCGTCGGCTGGAGCACCACCGCCCAGGGCACCCCGGGCGGCGACACCTGGGCGCTCCTGCGCTACGACGCCACCGGCCGCCGCTCCGGCGTCCTGGACCCGGGCGACTGGCGCACCGCCCGCTGGTCACCGCTCACCACCACCCCCGGCCGCACCGGGCCGGTCCCCGCCACCACCGCCTGGTACCAGCTGACCACCGACCACCGCGACCACAACGCGTCCCTGCGCACCCGTGCCACCGGCGACTGGGACAGCGGGGCCCGCAAGGCGGTCTGTCCCGACGGCGCGGCCCTCGCCGGGCTCGCCCACACCGGCGGCCGCGGCCTGTGCACCACCTCCGGCCTGCGCGCCCCGACGGGCGGGCACACCGTGGTCCGCGACGAGACGTACGTCCCGGCGGGCGGCGACTGGGCCACCGGATACACCAAGCTCCAGTGTCCGGGTGGCCAGTTCCTGATCGGCTACAGCCTGCGCGGCGAGCGGGTCTCGGCGGCGCTGTGCGCCCCGGCCCGTACGGCGCTTCCCGGAGGCGGCCGGACGCTCTGGTTCGACCGGGGCGACAACCGCCCGCCGGGCGGCCCCGGCGGTGACTTCGGCTACGGGAACTACAAGGGCCAGTGCCTGCCCACCGAGTACGCGGCGGGCATCGCCTTCACCACCCGCGCCGCCACCCGCCCCTCCCCGGCCGCGCTGCTGTGCCGTCCCCTGCCGGGCCGGATCGCCCCCTGA